The Verrucomicrobiota bacterium nucleotide sequence TTGCCGTGGCGCGCCGTCTCGGCGATGGCGCGGAACCGCTCGAGGATCGACGAGACCACGTGCCCGTCGGTCTGCGCCCGGCGCCAGTCCTCGAGGTAGCGCCCGCGCAGCACCGAGTGGACGCAGCCTGAGTCGTGCGTCACCCCGCTGAACCCGACGATGAACGTGAGCGGCGCGATGAAGGTGTCGAGACGCTCGTAGGTCGCCAGCGGCTCGTCGCCGATCGCCCGGTGCTCGAGCTTGTCGCGGTAGTCGATGTAGGCGATCCCACCGAGCTGCGGCACGTAGCGGTCCGAATAGCCGCAGGTCACCCCCATCTCGAGCTCCTCGATGCGTTGCGCGAGCTCGGCCAGCGCGTAGTCGTGCAGGAGCCGGCAGTCGATGTCGTAGTAGGCGCGCAGCGCGTTGAGCAGGGCAAGCACAAGGACCGACGAGCCGCCCAGCCCGCTCTGCTTGGGCACCTTGGTCCAGAGCGAGGCGCGGACGGGCCGCTCCTCGAGCAGGCGGCGCATCGGCTCAAAAAACTTGATCAGCCCGCGCAGCGTGGCCGCAAACACGGTGCACCACTCGTGCGGCCAGTCGAACAGCTCGTCGACCGACTTGACCGTTGCCCACGTGCGCACGTCGCCCATCTGCGGGCCGCCCACGTAGCGGAACAGCAGCTCGCCGGCCGGTTCGATCACCGCGCCGCCGTAAATGTTGACCGCGCTCGAGATGGTGTAGAAGTCCCCCTCGTTGCCGTCGGTCGGGTTCCCGAGGATGTTGACGCGGGACGGAACGGTGACGTGCACGATCAATGCGGCGTCTCCTCATTGCGCTCGGGCGGGGCCGGCGCCTCGTCCAAGCTGCTCCGGATGGAACAGCCTAGGTCCACAAGCTCGAGCTCGAGCCGCACGCCGAAGCGCGCTTCGACGCGCTCGCGCACGGCCTCAATGAGGCGTGTAACGTCCGCGTAGGTGGCCCCATCGCGATTGATGATGAAGTTGGCGTGCACGGTCGAAACCTCGGCGCCGCCAACGCGAAGCCCCTTGCACCCCGCTTGGTCGATGAGCCGGCCCGCCGCTTCATCCGGCGGGTTCTGGAACACGCACCCGGCGCTGGGCCGCCCATGCGGCTGTGTCTCAGCGCGCCATGCGCGGTGCTCGCCCATGCGCTTCTGGATCGCGGCTGCGTCGTCGGGCGCGAGTCGCAGCGTTGCGCCGGCGATGGCCGCGCCTCGCTCGCGCAGGCGGCTTGTGCGGTAGGCGAAGCCGCACTCGTCGCGAGACAGTGTGCGCACGACCCCGTCGGAGGCAACAACGTCGACGCGCTCGACGAGCGCGCCGATCTCGTGGCCGTGGCAGCCGGCGTTCATCACGAGCGCGCCGCCCACCGTGCCTGGGATGCCCACGGCGAACTCGAGCCCGCCCAGCGCGTGCTTGGCCGCCAACGCCGCCGCCTGCGGCAGCGCAAGCCCCGCGCCCACACTCAGCACCGTATCGTCAACGCGCGCAGTGGTCAGTCCGACGCGCACGACGAGCCCGCGTACCCCGTCGTCGGGTACGAGGAGGTTCGAGCCGTGGCCGATCGCCTGCAGCGCCAGCCCGTGCTCGGCGGCAAACTCCACCGCCGCGCGCAGCAGCCCAACCCGCGAGGCCCGCACAAACAGATCGGCCGGTCCTCCGATCTTATAGAGCGTGTGGCGTGCCAGCGGCTCGTCGAAGGACACCGCCTCGCCAAACGCCGCCGTGGCCGCCGGGCGCAGGTGTTCGAGCCGGGCCTTCACCGTGTGAGCTCCTCGACCTTGACCTTGTCCAGTATGCCGTTGACGAACTTGCCCGACTCCGCCGTCGAGAAGCGTTTGGCGATGTCCACCGCCTCGTTGATCGACACCACGGGCGGGATGTCGTCGCAGTAGAGCATCTCGAAGAGCGCCAGCCGCAGGCACGTCCGATCGATGAGCGCGATCCGCTCCAGCTCCCAGTTGAGCGTGTAGCGGCGGATCAGACCGTCGAGCTCATCGAGGTGCTCGAGCGTGCCGCGCACCAGCCGCGCCGCAAACGCACGCAGCGGCTCCTCGACCGACTCCATGAGCCAGAACTGCTCCAGGCCCTCGTCGAGGTCGCCCGGATTCAACTCAAAGCTGTAAAGGAACTGCATCGCGAGCTCGCGCGCCCGCCGCCGGCTGCCCATGCTTGTGGCCCCTGCACGCTGTGTCGCCCCGCTGGCAGGGCGCCCCCGATTGACTGAGCCTCGCGAGTCTAGCGGCGCCCCTGCCGCCCGGCAAGACAAAACCGGCTTCCCCATTCCGCCGAGGCGCGCTATCATCGTGTGAACCAATCGCAATGAACGAGGAATAACAATGACGCGTCCTGATCCCGGCCGCTCCAAGACAAACAGCCTGAATGGCCCAGCGGCATCCCACGCGAACCCGGACCGCGTGTTGCACGACGGCCGTACCGATGGCCTCGAGCCGCTTGAGCCGCTCGACCTGACCAAGGTCGCGAGCTGCTCGGCCCTGCTCCGCGGCATGTCGAAGACCGCCTTCGGCGGCCGGCGCCTCGGCGAGGCGCTCGACGTGCTGCTCGAGATGGTCCGCGACCCCGATTGCCTCGTCGTCGGCACGTTCTCCGGCGCAATGACCGTGGCCAAGATGGGCAAGATCATCTGCGACATGATCGACCGCGGCATGCTCGACGTGATCATCGCCACCGGCGCGCTGGTCACCCACGGGCTGACCGAGGCCGCGGGCCTTGTTCACTACAAGGCCAATCCCGACGTGCCGGACGCCGAGCTCTTCGAGAAAGGCTACAACCGCGTCTACGATACCCTCGAGATGGAGACGAACCTGAACGAGGTGTCCAAGGTCTTCCGCGAAGCCCTGAAGGATCCCGAGCCGGGTCAATCCTGGTCAAGCGAGCGCATTTGCCGTGCTATCGGCAAGCTGCTCGTCGAACGCACCGACGACCCGGGCATTCTGAAGAGTGCCTTCCTCAAGAACGTGCCCGTCTACATCCCGGCGTTCACTGACTGCGAGCTCGGTCTCGACATGGCCTCGTTTGCCCTTGTCGATTACCGCGACGCCATTAGAGGCCCTGGCCCGCTCACGCCGTTCTCGATCGAGCCGAGCTTCAATCCGTTCCTCGACCTGAACAGCTACGCGCGCCGCGCCTATGGCGCCAAGCGGCTCGGTATCTTCACCATCGGCGGCGGCGTGCCGCGCAACTGGGCACAGCAAGTCGGCCCGTACGTGGATTTCCTCAACTACCGCCACGGCTTCGGCCTCAAAGAGATTCGGTTCCAGTACGGCGTGCGCATCTGCCCCGAACCGGTGCATTGGGGCGGCCTGAGCGGGTGCACGTACTCCGAGGGCGTCTCGTGGGGCAAGTTCGTCCCGCCAAGCCAAGGCGGCCGCTACGCCGAAATCCAGGCCGACGCCACCATCGCCTGGCCCATTCTCATCAAGGCCGCCCTCGAGGAACTGGGCTGACCAGACGCGTTCTCGGGTGGAGCTGACGAACGGGAGCGGCCAGGGAGCGCATGAAACGCAACGCAAAGAGCCGAGGCTCGACCAACGGATCGCACGCGTGCGGATCGCACGCGTGCGGCTCGCACGCCATCAGCACCCTCAACGAGGGGCCGCTGCACGCGGCGCTCAAGGACTGGTACGCGCGGCCCGGGGACGAGACCGAGGTGCTCGTCGATGGCTTCCTCGTTGACATTGTGCGCGACGGGCTGCTCATCGAGGTCCAGACACGCGGGTTCTCGCCGCTCAAGCGCAAGCTCGCCAAGCTCGTCGCAAGCCACCGCGTGCGCCTCGTCTACCCCATCGCGTGCGAGAAGTGGATTGTCCGCACCGGGACTCATCCTACGAAGGCATCAGGCCGTTCCGCTGGGAACGGCCTACGCGATGCGCCTGCATCGCGCAGCCGCCGTAAGTCGCCCAAACGCGGCGCTGTCGAGGACCTCTTCGCCGAGCTCGTGGCCTTTCCGCACTTGGCCGCCCACCGCAATTTCACCCTTGAAGTGCTTCTGATTCGAGAGGAAGAGATACGGAGGCACGATGCCAGCCGCGCTTGGCGGCGACGCGGTTGGGTGACGTGTGAGCGCCGGCTGCTCGATGTGGTTGAGACGCGCCTCTTCAAAGGCCCAGCCGCCTTTGCCGCGCTCGTGTCCAACGAGCTCGATGAGCCGTTCGATACGGCCCAGCTTGCCGCTGCGCTGGGTCGTCCGCGAAGGCTTGCGCAGCAGGCGGCCTACTGCCTGCGCGGTATGGGCGTGATCGAGCCTGTCGGCAAACGCGGCAACGCCGTGCTCTACGTTCGAGCGGCGCCGCGCCGTCGAGTCCGTTCAGCCGGAACTCCGGCCGGGCGGGCCAAGTCGAAGAGATGAGAACGAGCTGCATCGCGCTGCTTCGACACCCTGAGAGGGGAAGGCCATGATGTGCCGATTTGAGCCAATGTACCTCGGTCGTCCCGGCGCGGTGCTCGCCCTCACGGCGCTTGTCTTTCTCTTTGCGCCCGCTGCCGGGGCCGCTTCGGCTTCGGGTGGCAGGGTCGTGATCAAGGACGTCCCGCACGTGCGCCAGAAGCCGGACTTCTGCGGCGAGGCGTGTGTCGCCATGGCGCTCAACAAGCTCGGCTACCAGGTGACGCAGGACCACGTCTTCAACCTCGCCGGCGTCGATCCCGCGCTCGCTCGTGGGTGCGTGACCCGCGAGCTTGTGGCTGTGCTCAAGCGCATCGGCTTCAACCCGGGCACGGTCTGGTACCGCATCCGGCCCAGCAACGCCGCGCGCGAGGTCGAGTCCCAGTGGCAGGCGCTCGTGGGCGGGCTGCGCCGCGGCGTGCCGGCCATCGTCTGTATGCGCACGAC carries:
- the nusB gene encoding transcription antitermination factor NusB, translated to MGSRRRARELAMQFLYSFELNPGDLDEGLEQFWLMESVEEPLRAFAARLVRGTLEHLDELDGLIRRYTLNWELERIALIDRTCLRLALFEMLYCDDIPPVVSINEAVDIAKRFSTAESGKFVNGILDKVKVEELTR
- the murB gene encoding UDP-N-acetylmuramate dehydrogenase, translating into MKARLEHLRPAATAAFGEAVSFDEPLARHTLYKIGGPADLFVRASRVGLLRAAVEFAAEHGLALQAIGHGSNLLVPDDGVRGLVVRVGLTTARVDDTVLSVGAGLALPQAAALAAKHALGGLEFAVGIPGTVGGALVMNAGCHGHEIGALVERVDVVASDGVVRTLSRDECGFAYRTSRLRERGAAIAGATLRLAPDDAAAIQKRMGEHRAWRAETQPHGRPSAGCVFQNPPDEAAGRLIDQAGCKGLRVGGAEVSTVHANFIINRDGATYADVTRLIEAVRERVEARFGVRLELELVDLGCSIRSSLDEAPAPPERNEETPH
- a CDS encoding deoxyhypusine synthase family protein, coding for MTRPDPGRSKTNSLNGPAASHANPDRVLHDGRTDGLEPLEPLDLTKVASCSALLRGMSKTAFGGRRLGEALDVLLEMVRDPDCLVVGTFSGAMTVAKMGKIICDMIDRGMLDVIIATGALVTHGLTEAAGLVHYKANPDVPDAELFEKGYNRVYDTLEMETNLNEVSKVFREALKDPEPGQSWSSERICRAIGKLLVERTDDPGILKSAFLKNVPVYIPAFTDCELGLDMASFALVDYRDAIRGPGPLTPFSIEPSFNPFLDLNSYARRAYGAKRLGIFTIGGGVPRNWAQQVGPYVDFLNYRHGFGLKEIRFQYGVRICPEPVHWGGLSGCTYSEGVSWGKFVPPSQGGRYAEIQADATIAWPILIKAALEELG